A stretch of the Streptococcus himalayensis genome encodes the following:
- a CDS encoding ABC transporter permease, which yields MKQMSIVMKETYLRHVKSWSFLFMVLSPFIFLGFSAGMGILVGMSQFSSEPIPIVSTSPEIAQALGEDKDKYDFEYQDQTAAQKAVDDGKMDGYLMLDVKDDQVHAAYHGKESMNQFAKESILGDLKKLQADLNQKAAQLTGEQEKILSQEISYDEVIEKNTELAQTLQSGLVFVLSFALYMLLIVYATTTAQDIANEKGTKIMEVIFSSVRASNYFYGRMLGIMAVVLTHISIYVVGFLLAYFVAGQFPLVQMFLEQYQEIVALLFQPSTVFTVFFMLLGLIFYIVLSAACGALVTRVEDTNKAVQPLVLLVVVAMLMSISLGIKGGHILLTIGSYIPFFSPFFMPIRLIHEEASTLEGLLSLLILLGTTAASIWYIGKIYSSLILQTDDLGLWKNFQRALKNK from the coding sequence ATGAAACAAATGAGTATTGTCATGAAAGAAACCTATCTCCGTCATGTGAAATCATGGAGTTTCTTGTTTATGGTCTTGAGTCCCTTTATCTTTTTAGGGTTTTCCGCCGGTATGGGTATTCTTGTTGGGATGTCTCAATTCTCTTCCGAACCGATCCCAATCGTTTCGACCAGTCCTGAGATTGCACAAGCTCTAGGAGAGGATAAGGATAAGTACGATTTTGAATACCAAGACCAAACGGCTGCCCAAAAAGCAGTGGACGATGGAAAAATGGATGGTTACCTCATGCTAGATGTCAAAGATGATCAAGTGCATGCTGCTTATCATGGCAAGGAAAGCATGAATCAGTTTGCTAAAGAATCTATCTTGGGCGATTTGAAAAAACTTCAGGCAGATTTGAACCAGAAAGCAGCTCAGTTGACTGGGGAGCAAGAAAAAATCTTATCCCAAGAAATCAGCTATGATGAAGTGATTGAAAAAAATACAGAATTGGCTCAGACACTGCAATCAGGTTTGGTTTTTGTTCTCTCATTTGCCCTCTACATGCTCCTTATTGTGTATGCAACGACAACTGCGCAGGATATTGCGAATGAAAAAGGAACCAAGATTATGGAGGTCATTTTCTCAAGTGTTCGTGCTTCCAATTATTTCTACGGGCGTATGTTGGGCATTATGGCAGTTGTCTTGACTCATATTTCCATCTATGTAGTTGGTTTCCTCCTTGCTTACTTTGTCGCTGGTCAGTTTCCACTGGTTCAGATGTTCTTGGAACAATACCAAGAAATAGTAGCGCTCTTATTCCAACCTTCTACCGTCTTTACTGTCTTCTTTATGCTATTGGGTTTGATTTTCTACATTGTCCTGTCAGCAGCTTGTGGCGCCTTGGTAACGCGTGTGGAAGATACCAATAAGGCGGTTCAACCCCTTGTCTTACTGGTTGTTGTGGCTATGCTGATGAGTATCAGTTTGGGAATAAAAGGAGGGCATATTTTACTCACTATTGGTTCTTATATCCCCTTCTTTTCACCATTTTTCATGCCGATTCGTCTGATTCATGAAGAAGCATCTACTCTTGAAGGTCTGCTCTCCCTACTTATTTTACTTGGGACAACAGCAGCTAGCATTTGGTATATTGGAAAAATCTATTCTAGCCTTATCCTCCAGACAGATGATTTAGGCTTGTGGAAAAATTTCCAACGTGCGCTGAAAAATAAATAA
- a CDS encoding ABC transporter ATP-binding protein, which yields MLEVVGLKKRFGDKAVLHGIDFQAEKGRIIGLVGKNGAGKTTIFHSILQFLDYEGQVRFDGQAISQASYEKIGYLPEERSLMPKLTVYNQVRYLASLKGLSTSYIKEQLPLWMAKLQVKGNPTDKIKSLSKGNQQKIQLMITLMHQPDLIILDEPFSGLDPVNTELLKQVILEEKQRGATIIFSDHVMTNVQEICDDILMIRDGKVVVSGSIDEVRNSYGKTRLFVASERTQKELEALPHVVSASRTKQGTWRLVLDDESAGPALFDILTQGQYVSTFDQQAPTIDEIFKLESGVAL from the coding sequence ATGTTAGAAGTAGTGGGACTGAAGAAACGTTTTGGTGACAAGGCTGTTTTGCATGGGATTGATTTTCAAGCAGAAAAAGGACGGATTATCGGTCTTGTCGGGAAAAATGGTGCAGGAAAAACAACGATTTTTCATAGTATCTTGCAGTTTTTGGACTATGAAGGTCAGGTTCGTTTCGATGGGCAAGCCATTTCACAAGCAAGCTATGAGAAGATTGGCTATCTACCAGAAGAACGTAGCCTCATGCCAAAATTAACGGTGTATAATCAGGTTCGTTATTTAGCCAGTTTGAAAGGGTTGTCGACTTCTTATATCAAGGAGCAGTTGCCCCTGTGGATGGCGAAATTGCAGGTCAAGGGCAATCCAACTGATAAAATTAAAAGTCTATCAAAGGGAAATCAGCAGAAAATCCAGTTGATGATTACTCTGATGCACCAGCCCGATTTGATTATCTTGGATGAGCCTTTTAGTGGTCTTGATCCAGTCAATACAGAATTACTGAAACAAGTGATTTTAGAAGAAAAACAGCGTGGAGCGACCATTATTTTCTCAGATCATGTGATGACCAATGTCCAAGAAATCTGTGATGACATTTTGATGATTCGTGATGGGAAAGTAGTGGTTTCAGGGAGCATTGACGAGGTTCGAAATAGCTATGGTAAGACACGACTATTCGTTGCGAGCGAGCGTACACAGAAAGAATTGGAAGCTCTCCCGCATGTGGTCAGTGCCAGTCGGACCAAGCAGGGTACTTGGCGCCTCGTCTTGGATGATGAGTCAGCAGGTCCAGCCTTATTTGACATTCTCACTCAGGGACAATACGTGTCAACCTTTGACCAACAAGCCCCAACGATTGATGAAATCTTCAAGTTAGAATCAGGAGTAGCCCTATGA
- a CDS encoding deoxycytidylate deaminase, producing MTKRLAWDEYFAAQALLIANRATCKRAKVGAVLVKENKVVATGYNGSVSGTEHCLDQECLVVDGHCVRTLHAEVNAILQGAERGIPKGFTAYVTHFPCLNCSKQLLQVGCKRVVYINEYRIDDYATYLYQEKECELVHLPIEKVKEAISQTDWI from the coding sequence ATGACAAAACGTTTAGCATGGGATGAATATTTTGCGGCACAAGCTCTCTTGATTGCCAATCGAGCAACCTGTAAAAGGGCTAAGGTGGGAGCAGTCTTGGTCAAGGAAAATAAGGTGGTAGCGACAGGTTATAACGGCTCTGTCTCAGGAACCGAGCATTGCTTGGATCAAGAATGTCTGGTGGTGGACGGTCACTGTGTTCGAACCTTACATGCGGAGGTCAATGCGATTTTACAAGGAGCCGAGCGAGGAATTCCCAAAGGTTTTACAGCCTATGTCACGCATTTTCCTTGTCTGAACTGTTCTAAGCAGCTCCTTCAAGTCGGCTGCAAGCGCGTGGTCTATATCAACGAGTACCGTATTGATGACTATGCCACCTATCTTTATCAAGAAAAAGAGTGCGAACTTGTTCACCTGCCGATTGAGAAGGTCAAAGAGGCGATTAGCCAGACGGATTGGATTTAA
- a CDS encoding TetR/AcrR family transcriptional regulator, producing the protein MSERKISEKSLANLRTANEEVNRLTKEALEIAFLQLLEQKKLAKITISELVERAGVSRAAFYRNYGSKDELLEKVFTTRVQKITDQLGKIHRRTDLYHIWLVLLKEAKKESRLISLAVDYQLERVLTSAVFDFLEKRTSSKQSGSSYLNSFWSSAIVSVLIKWISDGMKVPAEKVASLGMPLLPQKQKKKAKGEKK; encoded by the coding sequence ATGTCTGAACGAAAAATATCTGAAAAATCTCTAGCAAATTTGCGAACGGCTAATGAAGAGGTCAATCGATTGACAAAAGAAGCACTGGAAATAGCTTTTCTGCAATTATTGGAACAGAAAAAATTGGCTAAAATTACGATTTCCGAGTTGGTTGAGCGAGCAGGGGTATCAAGAGCAGCCTTTTATCGCAATTATGGGTCGAAAGATGAACTGCTAGAAAAAGTCTTTACTACACGGGTTCAAAAGATTACAGATCAATTGGGGAAAATCCATCGACGGACGGATCTCTACCATATCTGGCTGGTGTTGTTAAAAGAGGCAAAAAAAGAATCTCGTTTGATTAGCTTGGCAGTGGATTATCAGCTGGAGAGGGTGTTAACCAGTGCTGTCTTTGATTTTTTGGAAAAACGAACCAGCTCCAAACAGTCGGGCTCCTCTTATCTGAATTCATTTTGGAGTTCTGCCATTGTGTCTGTTTTGATCAAGTGGATTTCAGATGGCATGAAGGTACCAGCTGAAAAAGTAGCCTCTTTAGGCATGCCCCTCTTGCCTCAAAAACAAAAAAAGAAAGCTAAAGGAGAGAAAAAATGA
- a CDS encoding DegV family protein translates to MTWKIIADSGCDFQSLDNLAIDTTFESVPLTIQIGDEVFVDNADLDIDSMMEKMYATAIASKSACPSPDDYMKAYEGADNIFVVTITGTLSGSHNSAQVAKKIYLEEHPKANIHVIDSLSAGGEVDLIVEQLNHFIKQGLSFDEIVQAITAYQAKTKLLFVLAKVDNLVKNGRLSKLIGTVVGLLNIRMVGEASQDGKLELLQKARGGKKALASAIDEVLKAGYKGGKIIIAHRNNLKFCQQFSEAIQKNFPEAQISILSTSGLCSFYAEEGGLLMGYEID, encoded by the coding sequence ATGACTTGGAAAATTATTGCCGACTCTGGCTGCGACTTTCAATCCCTTGATAACCTTGCGATTGACACAACATTTGAAAGCGTCCCTCTGACCATCCAAATAGGCGATGAAGTTTTTGTGGATAATGCCGACCTAGATATTGATAGCATGATGGAAAAGATGTATGCAACCGCTATCGCCTCAAAATCTGCCTGCCCTAGTCCAGATGACTATATGAAAGCTTACGAAGGAGCTGACAATATCTTTGTGGTCACAATCACAGGAACCCTTTCTGGCAGCCATAACAGTGCCCAAGTAGCCAAGAAAATCTACCTTGAAGAACATCCAAAAGCAAACATTCATGTGATTGATAGTTTATCTGCCGGAGGCGAAGTCGATCTCATTGTCGAACAGTTAAACCACTTCATCAAGCAAGGCTTGTCCTTTGATGAAATCGTTCAAGCCATTACAGCTTACCAAGCAAAGACAAAACTACTGTTTGTCCTTGCTAAAGTCGATAATCTAGTCAAAAATGGACGTTTGAGCAAGCTCATTGGAACCGTTGTCGGATTGCTCAACATTCGTATGGTTGGAGAAGCCAGCCAAGATGGAAAACTTGAGCTTCTCCAAAAAGCCAGAGGAGGGAAAAAAGCCCTCGCTTCTGCTATTGATGAGGTCTTGAAAGCAGGCTATAAAGGTGGGAAAATCATCATCGCCCACCGTAACAATCTGAAATTCTGCCAGCAATTCTCAGAAGCGATCCAAAAAAACTTCCCAGAAGCCCAAATTTCGATTCTTTCAACATCTGGTCTCTGCAGCTTTTACGCTGAGGAAGGTGGACTCCTCATGGGCTATGAAATTGATTAA
- a CDS encoding M42 family metallopeptidase yields MNQTITYLQELTAIPSPTGFTKEVAAYLLQTLLDLGYEPKQTPKGGVSMTIKGKQDDKHRVVTAHVDTLGAIVRAIKPDGRLKMDKIGGYPWNMIEGENCLVHVASTGQTISGTILVHQTSCHVYRDAGTVERTQDNMEVRLDETVKTADDTRALGIEVGDFISFDPRTTVTETGFIKSRFLDDKVSAAILLNLLRRYKEEGMELPVTTHFVFSVFEEVGHGANSSIPEQAVEYLAVDMGAMGDDQATDEYTVSICVKDASGPYHYEFRQHLVALAKEKQLPYKLDIYPYYGSDASAAMRAGAEVKHALLGAGIESSHSYERTHVDSVLATEQMVDAYLHSSLVE; encoded by the coding sequence ATGAATCAAACGATTACTTATTTACAAGAACTGACTGCCATTCCTTCTCCGACTGGTTTTACGAAAGAAGTGGCAGCGTATTTGCTTCAAACCTTACTGGACTTGGGTTATGAGCCGAAACAGACCCCTAAAGGTGGCGTGAGCATGACGATTAAGGGAAAACAGGATGACAAACACCGTGTCGTTACAGCACATGTGGATACCTTGGGAGCCATTGTCCGTGCAATCAAGCCAGATGGACGTCTCAAAATGGACAAAATCGGTGGCTACCCTTGGAATATGATTGAGGGAGAAAACTGTCTAGTTCATGTGGCAAGCACAGGCCAGACTATTTCTGGGACAATCCTTGTGCACCAAACGAGCTGTCATGTTTATCGAGATGCTGGAACTGTAGAGCGTACACAGGATAATATGGAAGTTCGATTGGATGAAACAGTAAAAACAGCTGATGACACACGGGCGCTAGGTATTGAGGTGGGAGATTTTATTTCCTTTGATCCTAGAACAACTGTGACTGAGACTGGTTTTATCAAGTCCCGTTTCTTGGATGATAAGGTGTCTGCGGCTATCCTGCTCAATCTTCTTCGTCGTTACAAAGAAGAAGGGATGGAACTTCCGGTGACGACCCATTTTGTTTTTAGCGTATTTGAGGAAGTGGGGCATGGGGCAAATTCGAGTATCCCTGAGCAGGCTGTGGAGTATTTAGCGGTGGATATGGGAGCTATGGGTGACGATCAGGCAACAGATGAATATACGGTTTCAATCTGTGTCAAAGATGCGTCCGGACCGTATCATTATGAATTCCGCCAGCATTTGGTTGCCTTGGCAAAAGAAAAACAGCTTCCTTACAAATTAGATATTTATCCTTACTACGGAAGTGACGCTTCAGCTGCTATGAGAGCTGGAGCCGAGGTGAAACATGCCCTTCTAGGGGCAGGGATTGAGTCCAGCCACTCTTACGAGAGAACCCATGTGGACTCTGTACTAGCAACCGAGCAAATGGTAGATGCTTACCTCCACAGTAGTTTGGTCGAGTAG